CGATCGTCGGCGTGGCCGGGACGCTTAATCGCATGGTCATGAAAATCATGGCGTCGCCGCAGATCAAAAGCCCTGCCGATCTTCGCGGTAAGCGGATCGCCGTCACCCGCTACGGCACGACCAGCGACTTTTCGGCCCGTTTGTTTTTGAAGAACTGGGCGCCGGCAGCGGAAAAGGGAACAGTGATTTTACAGGTCGGCAGCATTCCGAACGTTCTTGCGTCCCTGCACAGCGGCACGAGCCAGCTCGGCGCTTTGTCGCCGCCGGCCCATATCCAAGCGGAAAGGGCGGGATTTACCGAGCTGATGGATTTATCGAAGCGGGAGATTTTTTACCCGTATACGTACGTGACGGTCACGACTGGTTTTCTCGAAAAAAATAGCCAGTTGATTCGCCCCTTCTTGGCAGGCGCTGTCGAGGGCATACGACGCTTCAAAACCGACAAAGCTTTCGCCAAGCGGCAGATCGGCATATACTTGCGCGTCGAAGATGACAAAATTCTGGAGGACACTCATCAACTGTTTGCCGACCTTTTCGAAACAACGCCCTATATCAAACGGGAAGGCGTCGCGAGTCTTACCCAGATCCTGGCGGAGAACGATCCCAAGCTGGAATCGTTCAAAGTCGACTCGATCGTTGAGGATCGATTTGTCCGCGAGCTTGAGACTAGTGGGTTTATCAAGAATCTCTACCGATAAGCTCGGATCGACTCGGGCAAAGACCCCAAGGCGCAGAAAAAACGTTTAGTAGTATGATCAAGGAGAAGAACGTGATGTTGTTGTCGTTGGCTTGGTTTCTCGGGTTATCTCTGGTCTTTACGCATAACTTGCCCGCGCAGGAATCATTCTACAAAGGAAAAACTATTCGGCTCATTGAGGCCTATTCGGCGGGCGGCGGTTACGATACCTACGCCCGCCTCATCGCGCGCCATCTGGGAAAACACATTCAAGGCAACCCGACGGTAGCGGTTGAGAATATGACGGGCGCGGGCGGATTGATCGCGGTCAACTATCTCTATAACCGCGCCGAACCCGACGGCCTGACGATCGCCAACTGGAATGGATCGCTCTCGCTGCAACAATATCTGGGACTCAAGGGGATAGAGTTCGACGCGCCCAAGTTTCAGTGGATCGGCTCGGCCGTGCGCCCGACGCCGATCTGCATTGTCGCGCGCGCCAGTGGCGTGACCTCCTTGCAGGACTGGGTGAAAGCCAAAAAACCCGTGAAACTGGGCGGCATGGCGCCGGGCACGAGCCTGAGCGACGACGCGCGCATACTCAAAGACGCGTTGGGACTACCGATGCAATTGGTCGAGGGCTACAAGGGCGGCGCGGATATCAAGCTTGCGGCCAAGCAAGGCGAGATCGAAGGCGCCTGCGGGCTTGCTTGGGAAACGCAAAAAGTCACTTGGC
The sequence above is a segment of the Deltaproteobacteria bacterium genome. Coding sequences within it:
- a CDS encoding ABC transporter substrate-binding protein — its product is MKDFKSLAGMRQCLALAALIAFAPADCFAQEQRIRVGFSAMSGSMAWLWTAKEGGYFDQQGLKVDLVYVGGTAQLFQAMLAGEIAFGIGGGPAIINANAQRRSIVGVAGTLNRMVMKIMASPQIKSPADLRGKRIAVTRYGTTSDFSARLFLKNWAPAAEKGTVILQVGSIPNVLASLHSGTSQLGALSPPAHIQAERAGFTELMDLSKREIFYPYTYVTVTTGFLEKNSQLIRPFLAGAVEGIRRFKTDKAFAKRQIGIYLRVEDDKILEDTHQLFADLFETTPYIKREGVASLTQILAENDPKLESFKVDSIVEDRFVRELETSGFIKNLYR